ACTTTTGTCAAAAAGAGGAGAGTTGTATACCTGATTCGCTAAACGAAGTTTGTTTAATTCCAAATTTACTTTATTCTCTCCCATTTGTTTGAGTTGAGCATTGAAGCGCTTTTCCATTTCATGATATAATAAAGTTTCTTCCTTATTCATCTCCTGTATCAATTCTATAGTTTCCTTACTTATCTCTTCAGAAGTTTTTCGTTTTTTTGTTTTATTACGAACTCTATAATAAGGTAAATGGAATTGATAGTGATGTTTAAGTAATACCAGGGATTTATCATATTGCTCTAAAAAGCCGACTACCGGAAAATGCTTCTCTATATTCTCTAAGGCTCTTTCTAACATTAATTCTGGTTTATCCCTTATGCCACTTATATACCTTATCTGGCCATTATTTACATCTCCTTGGTTGATATTTAGTACAAAATCATAAAGGGACATATTATTTTTCGTAATGGTATCATACAGTCTATGCTCAGGGAGTGAGAGTACATAATAGTAAAAAGAAATAATCCTATCTACCGGTTTTCTCAGAAAGGCGATATAGTCAGTTTTGCCATTCATATATTCGTGCAAGCCATAATTTGTATGGCCTAATAAACAATGAATTTGATCTCTTTCATGCTGAGGCATATTTACAAACTTATCAATATTAAGTTTATCATTACCTATTAGCTGCACTGTAAATGTGCTTTCTGGCCTAAAATGTCTAAGCAAAATTGGACGAAAAGAGGATCCTCCATTTTTGGGAATGTGCATGAAAATAATATTATGCTTCATATGTTCTTAAGTGTATTAATCTTAGCTGAAAATGAGCAATATACATGTCAACATTAGCTAATGGTTATAGGATACTATTTTGTAAAGAGCCAAATATTTGTCAGCTTGCTTAACAATATTGAAATGGCGTTGAGCATAATCT
This window of the Porifericola rhodea genome carries:
- a CDS encoding sulfotransferase family 2 domain-containing protein, whose product is MKHNIIFMHIPKNGGSSFRPILLRHFRPESTFTVQLIGNDKLNIDKFVNMPQHERDQIHCLLGHTNYGLHEYMNGKTDYIAFLRKPVDRIISFYYYVLSLPEHRLYDTITKNNMSLYDFVLNINQGDVNNGQIRYISGIRDKPELMLERALENIEKHFPVVGFLEQYDKSLVLLKHHYQFHLPYYRVRNKTKKRKTSEEISKETIELIQEMNKEETLLYHEMEKRFNAQLKQMGENKVNLELNKLRLANQVYNSPLFDKSMGALKRIKRLLKT